The following are encoded together in the Scyliorhinus torazame isolate Kashiwa2021f chromosome 6, sScyTor2.1, whole genome shotgun sequence genome:
- the LOC140425597 gene encoding transmembrane protein 158: MPVYLLTAHSSHHAVPREGAMLTSQLLTVLLLASTSLPPLSAWSGEDFYFQPNSTSLNFSLGAPLELEAGSRAGGARAGGAGGGQLASPSSRCNITVLRLVATSLLARWERSLGFTCDVLLFTTNSNARSFFSAAFTRVFPPVTIEHVGVGGAQQEFKLCVGCGGSPTPQRRRAGPRRRKRRTPPGQGQRVNFCCLDFSLEELRWDKGWRLTRKPIESTLVACFMTIVIIIWSVAALIWPVPIIAGFLPNGMEQRRG, translated from the coding sequence ATGCCAGTGTATTTGTTAACTGCTCACTCCTCTCACCATgcagtgcccagggagggtgccatgCTAACCAGCCAACTCCTGACTGTGCTCCTGCTGGCCAGCACCAGCCTCCCTCCTCTTTCTGCCTGGAGTGGGGAGGACTTCTACTTCCAGCCCAACAGCACTTCTCTGAACTTCTCGCTGGGCGCCCCGCTGGAGCTGGAGGCCGGCTCCCGGGCGGGTGGAGCccgggctggaggggctggaggcgggcAGCTAGCGAGCCCCTCCAGCCGCTGCAACATCACGGTGCTGAGGCTGGTGGCCACCTCGCTGCTGGCCCGCTGGGAGCGCTCCCTGGGCTTCACCTGCGACGTGCTGCTCTTCACCACCAACAGCAACGCCAGGTCCTTCTTCTCGGCCGCCTTCACCCGGGTCTTCCCCCCGGTCACCATCGAGCATGTGGGGGTCGGCGGGGCGCAGCAGGAGTTCAAGCTGTGCGTGGGCTGCGGGGGCTCGCCCACCCCCCAGCGCCGGCGAGCCGGccccaggaggaggaagaggaggacccCCCCTGGCCAGGGGCAGCGGGTCAACTTCTGCTGCCTGGACTTCAGCCTGGAGGAGCTGAGGTGGGACAAGGGCTGGAGGCTCACCCGCAAGCCCATCGAGTCCACCCTGGTGGCCTGCTTCATGACCATTGTCATCATCATCTGGAGTGTGGCAGCTCTCATCTGGCCCGTGCCCATCATAGCGGGCTTCCTACCCAATGGCATGGAGCAGAGGAGAGGCTGA